A genomic segment from Candidatus Brocadia sinica JPN1 encodes:
- a CDS encoding SpoIID/LytB domain-containing protein encodes MGRVLFLMIAAILPTISAGLPLSCQRGVPVVQNEVLDYGPLLDKTPVVRVLLVNDKQEAQLAISGCYQITGSLTNIIDQGQGLQKCIISVNNGGINIGNKRYKNSELRITSQRDGEIELNNIRYRGEIRIMQQFNNKFSVIEEIDLESFIGGVLGSEMPPSWDEDALRAQAVTARTYAMYKKKVRRDEVYHLDMLELAYKGVAGETARLNRIVQETKGVVMVYNWNIFPAYFHSTCGGHTEDINHVFGRDSIPPLSGVSCNYCNNSKHSNWSTDISKAAIETKLREANIFVSNISTVTAINPGAGDHGSKVSITSANGSKELNANDFRLLVGPNYLFSTAFHSRSNGKNITFSGKGWGHGVGLCQYGAQAMAQKGFQWTAILKHYYPKIELVRVY; translated from the coding sequence ATGGGTAGGGTATTATTCTTAATGATTGCTGCGATATTACCGACTATTTCCGCAGGATTACCCCTTTCATGCCAGAGGGGAGTCCCTGTGGTTCAAAATGAGGTTCTTGATTACGGTCCCCTTCTGGATAAAACGCCTGTTGTGCGTGTCCTCCTGGTGAATGACAAGCAGGAGGCACAATTAGCCATCAGTGGATGTTACCAGATTACCGGCAGCCTGACGAATATTATAGATCAGGGGCAAGGACTCCAGAAGTGTATAATATCGGTAAATAACGGCGGTATCAATATAGGAAATAAGCGTTATAAAAACAGCGAACTAAGGATCACCAGTCAGCGAGATGGAGAAATTGAGTTAAATAACATACGATATCGCGGTGAAATCAGGATAATGCAGCAATTTAATAACAAATTTTCGGTAATCGAAGAAATAGACCTTGAAAGTTTTATTGGTGGTGTACTTGGCAGTGAAATGCCGCCGAGCTGGGACGAAGACGCTTTGCGTGCTCAGGCGGTAACGGCAAGGACCTATGCGATGTATAAAAAAAAGGTAAGGCGGGATGAGGTATATCACCTGGATATGCTGGAGCTTGCTTATAAAGGCGTGGCCGGAGAAACAGCACGACTCAATAGAATTGTACAAGAAACTAAAGGTGTTGTCATGGTATACAACTGGAATATTTTCCCTGCCTATTTCCACAGTACCTGCGGGGGACATACGGAAGATATCAACCATGTATTTGGGAGAGATAGTATACCACCCCTCAGTGGAGTGTCATGTAATTATTGTAATAACTCTAAACATTCCAACTGGAGTACAGACATTAGTAAAGCAGCAATAGAGACAAAATTACGAGAAGCTAATATCTTCGTCTCGAATATCAGTACCGTAACGGCAATAAATCCCGGGGCTGGCGATCATGGGTCGAAAGTTTCAATTACTTCCGCTAATGGAAGTAAAGAATTGAATGCTAATGATTTTCGGTTATTGGTTGGTCCAAATTATTTGTTTAGCACGGCATTTCATTCTAGAAGCAATGGAAAGAATATTACCTTTTCTGGTAAAGGGTGGGGACATGGCGTGGGACTTTGCCAGTACGGTGCTCAAGCCATGGCCCAAAAAGGTTTTCAGTGGACTGCCATTTTAAAACATTACTATCCAAAGATAGAATTGGTTCGGGTATATTAA
- a CDS encoding epoxyqueuosine reductase QueH has product MNLLLHICCACCLCAPLNELRKEGFKVTGLFYNPNIHPLLEFRRRLKALRVFQESDPISVIYCEDYGLREYLKKVNYEGDDRCADCYTMRLEFTAAYARENGFDAFTSTMLFSVYQNHEQLKMFSENLSKEYGIDFIYRDYRHLSECSHDIARKKMIYRQGYCGCIFSEYERYKDTTRELYKGNNPHSKDKESTRKVLNTKDVLQRCDCFG; this is encoded by the coding sequence ATGAATCTATTGCTTCATATTTGTTGTGCATGTTGTTTATGTGCGCCACTCAATGAACTGAGAAAAGAAGGTTTTAAAGTAACCGGGCTCTTTTACAATCCAAATATACATCCATTGCTTGAGTTCAGGCGAAGGCTGAAAGCGCTGCGCGTATTCCAGGAAAGCGATCCCATTTCCGTAATTTATTGTGAGGATTATGGCTTGAGGGAATATCTGAAGAAAGTTAATTATGAGGGAGATGACCGATGCGCCGATTGTTACACTATGAGACTAGAATTTACGGCTGCCTATGCGCGGGAAAACGGATTTGACGCCTTTACATCCACAATGTTGTTTAGCGTCTATCAGAATCACGAGCAGTTAAAGATGTTTTCGGAAAATTTATCAAAAGAATACGGGATTGATTTTATCTATCGTGATTACCGTCATTTGTCTGAATGTAGCCATGATATCGCCAGGAAAAAAATGATTTACCGGCAAGGCTATTGTGGATGCATATTCAGTGAATATGAAAGGTATAAAGACACCACCCGGGAATTGTATAAAGGTAACAACCCGCATAGCAAGGACAAGGAAAGTACTCGTAAAGTTTTAAATACGAAAGATGTGTTGCAAAGATGCGATTGTTTTGGATAG
- the ruvB gene encoding Holliday junction branch migration DNA helicase RuvB — MVNEDILSSTAIVDDKNLDLTLRPKRFSDFIGQNRIKENLLIYIEAAKKRGEPLDHILFSGPPGVGKTTLSQIIANEINTTIKTTSGPILDKPADLAGILTNLQYGDILFIDEIHRLNTTVEEYLYSAMEDFFIDIIIDQGPKARSVKIKLPKFTLVGSTTREGLLTAPLRSRFGVLEKLEFYPWDDLYKIVCNSARILSIHIEEKGAEIIAKRSRGTPRIANRFLRRIRDVAQVRGNDVINEEVANMGLGMLGVDENGLGDMDRKILETVIRYGGGPVGLKTIAVSVSEEEDTIEEVYESFLIQRGYLDKTPRGRVVTKQAYEHLGYRYRTEAGLQKKLF; from the coding sequence ATGGTAAATGAAGATATCTTATCTTCTACGGCAATTGTCGATGATAAAAATCTCGATCTTACGCTGAGGCCAAAACGATTCAGTGATTTTATTGGACAAAATCGCATAAAAGAAAATCTGCTCATTTACATCGAAGCTGCAAAGAAAAGAGGAGAACCATTAGATCATATCTTGTTTTCCGGACCTCCCGGTGTAGGGAAAACAACGTTGTCACAAATTATCGCCAACGAAATTAACACAACGATTAAAACGACTTCTGGTCCCATCTTAGATAAACCGGCAGACCTTGCAGGTATCCTTACGAATTTGCAATATGGGGATATCCTTTTTATTGATGAAATTCACAGATTAAATACCACGGTAGAGGAATATCTGTATTCGGCGATGGAAGATTTTTTCATTGATATCATTATTGATCAGGGACCCAAGGCGCGGTCGGTGAAAATTAAATTGCCAAAGTTTACACTTGTTGGGTCAACCACCCGGGAAGGGTTGCTTACAGCACCCCTTCGTTCGCGTTTTGGCGTACTTGAGAAGCTGGAGTTTTATCCCTGGGATGACCTTTACAAGATCGTGTGTAATTCTGCCCGCATTCTTTCCATTCACATAGAAGAGAAGGGGGCTGAAATTATTGCAAAAAGATCCAGGGGTACCCCAAGAATAGCCAATAGATTTTTAAGACGGATTCGGGATGTTGCCCAGGTGCGTGGAAACGACGTTATTAACGAAGAGGTGGCCAATATGGGATTAGGGATGTTGGGGGTGGATGAGAATGGTTTGGGAGACATGGATCGGAAAATACTGGAAACCGTCATTCGGTATGGCGGAGGTCCTGTCGGTTTGAAGACCATTGCGGTTTCGGTAAGCGAAGAGGAGGATACCATTGAAGAGGTGTATGAATCGTTTTTGATTCAAAGGGGGTACCTTGATAAAACACCCCGGGGAAGAGTTGTCACGAAGCAGGCTTATGAACATTTAGGATATCGGTACCGCACTGAAGCCGGACTCCAAAAAAAACTATTTTGA
- the ruvA gene encoding Holliday junction branch migration protein RuvA codes for MLDYIRGQVVGKSPTRLILEVAGIGYLLHIPLSTFEKIPNHGEITILTQLFIREDQIKVFGFATAEERDLFQLLLSVNGIGPNTAIMILSGTTVEDVKYAVAHEDAKALEKIKGVGKKTAERIILELKGIIKEITTSPPGNRDVRQKALVSDAVMALVSLGYGRSVAENAVSEAIKKLRTVDNVEMLVREALKYKA; via the coding sequence ATGCTAGATTACATCAGAGGACAGGTGGTTGGTAAATCTCCCACCAGACTTATCCTGGAAGTAGCAGGCATCGGTTATCTATTACACATTCCGCTATCTACCTTCGAGAAGATACCTAACCATGGAGAGATTACAATTCTCACCCAGTTATTTATAAGGGAAGACCAGATAAAGGTATTTGGGTTTGCAACAGCTGAAGAAAGAGATTTGTTTCAATTGCTACTCTCCGTGAATGGCATAGGACCCAATACAGCAATCATGATACTCTCTGGCACTACCGTTGAGGACGTCAAGTATGCAGTTGCCCATGAAGATGCAAAGGCACTGGAAAAGATCAAAGGGGTGGGAAAGAAGACAGCTGAGAGGATTATCCTGGAGTTAAAGGGAATTATAAAGGAAATTACAACGTCCCCGCCCGGCAACAGAGATGTCCGGCAAAAGGCGCTTGTATCGGATGCTGTTATGGCGCTTGTTTCTTTGGGTTACGGACGATCAGTAGCTGAAAATGCAGTAAGCGAGGCAATAAAAAAATTGAGAACCGTTGATAATGTTGAAATGCTTGTAAGGGAAGCGCTGAAGTATAAAGCCTGA
- a CDS encoding tetratricopeptide repeat protein, which translates to MIKAIADIDFDKLLEGETISREAVTYIKDQVYSSKENREKLDAKIESLKLDIKKEHDSVKVKDLILILGICEWIVGKVKEASELLKEVKSRKTGAYYLGKCYQELGDYNQALECFERAKKTDMEEFDIHMDIAETKRMSGDIEDALKIIKGFLQAHGNSAELHCQWGCCLDELGEYQEAFKHYEQALQIDPNYAKALFRMAFNYDMNGEDEKALEYYERCINLSPNHKNAFINLGILHEDRGNYDEAAYCFEMVLDAEPTNARALLFLKDAKASISMYYDEEISKKQGKESEVLNIPISDFELSVRSKNCLEKMNIRTLKDLTKITEAELLSFKNFGETSLNEIKAILAQKGLRLGQALESDTESELFSAKMTMEEEGDAIEDISELNLSARCRNVLSKAGIERVEDLLKMTDVELSQKGVKENYLDEIKENLSKFGLSLRTGDNSEAEMERNATE; encoded by the coding sequence ATGATCAAAGCCATTGCAGATATTGATTTTGATAAACTGCTTGAAGGAGAAACGATATCCAGGGAAGCTGTTACATACATAAAGGATCAAGTGTACAGTTCCAAAGAAAATAGGGAAAAACTGGATGCAAAGATTGAATCGTTAAAGCTTGATATAAAAAAGGAGCACGATAGTGTCAAAGTGAAGGATTTAATACTCATATTGGGAATATGCGAATGGATAGTCGGAAAGGTAAAAGAGGCATCGGAGCTTCTGAAAGAGGTGAAGTCAAGGAAGACAGGGGCGTATTATTTAGGAAAGTGTTATCAAGAGTTGGGTGATTATAACCAAGCCCTGGAGTGTTTTGAACGTGCGAAAAAAACGGATATGGAAGAGTTTGATATTCATATGGATATTGCCGAAACCAAAAGAATGTCCGGTGATATTGAAGATGCTTTGAAAATTATCAAGGGTTTTTTACAAGCGCATGGCAATAGCGCCGAATTGCATTGCCAATGGGGGTGTTGTCTGGATGAACTGGGCGAGTATCAGGAAGCATTCAAGCATTATGAGCAGGCGCTTCAAATTGACCCGAATTATGCAAAGGCCCTTTTCCGTATGGCTTTTAATTACGACATGAATGGAGAAGATGAAAAGGCTCTTGAATACTACGAGAGATGTATCAATTTAAGCCCTAACCATAAGAATGCGTTTATCAACCTGGGAATATTACATGAAGATAGAGGCAACTATGATGAAGCGGCATATTGTTTTGAGATGGTTTTGGATGCTGAGCCAACCAATGCACGAGCATTGTTGTTTTTAAAAGATGCAAAAGCCTCGATTTCAATGTATTACGATGAGGAGATTTCAAAAAAACAGGGGAAGGAAAGCGAAGTGTTGAATATCCCAATTTCGGATTTTGAGCTCTCTGTAAGAAGTAAAAATTGCTTAGAAAAAATGAATATCCGTACTTTAAAGGATCTTACAAAGATTACAGAGGCCGAATTGCTTTCATTTAAAAATTTTGGCGAAACTTCACTAAATGAGATAAAGGCTATTTTAGCGCAAAAGGGATTGCGTTTAGGCCAGGCGTTAGAAAGTGATACGGAATCAGAGTTGTTTAGCGCAAAAATGACAATGGAAGAAGAGGGTGATGCAATTGAGGATATTTCGGAACTTAATCTTTCTGCTCGTTGTAGAAATGTCCTTAGCAAGGCAGGCATTGAAAGAGTTGAGGATCTTCTAAAAATGACCGACGTAGAGTTGAGCCAAAAAGGCGTCAAAGAAAATTATCTAGATGAGATTAAGGAGAATCTCTCCAAGTTTGGCCTTAGCCTTAGAACCGGTGATAATTCTGAGGCAGAGATGGAAAGGAACGCTACCGAATAG
- a CDS encoding cold-shock protein: MATGTVKWFNDKKGFGFISQDNGQDVFVHQTAIQCEGFRTLAEGDKVEFEVIKDQKGYKATKVVKL, encoded by the coding sequence ATGGCAACTGGAACAGTAAAGTGGTTTAACGACAAAAAGGGATTTGGCTTTATTTCCCAAGATAATGGTCAGGATGTTTTTGTACATCAAACTGCAATCCAATGTGAGGGTTTTCGGACACTTGCAGAAGGAGACAAGGTAGAGTTTGAAGTTATAAAAGACCAGAAGGGTTACAAAGCTACAAAAGTCGTCAAATTATAA
- a CDS encoding M4 family metallopeptidase — MKNLTRGAVLFLVTFCYGIVMGGESPTLANEDQKTAISEIQKTSSGDVIIKWDERRGVVKYISGQLSKPSESPIEESSIDFIKHYKALFGVKDPEKEIELDSANTTPKGYFINLKQKKDGLDVIGGKITLRIDNGIITTVANYFEPNVLVKTTPALSKEEAVAIARREANLTKVATDVALVIFHWEGKFRLTYKTDFQFNPNPEPSRYRVYVDANDGTVVLVENRVMHAGSAVGSGIGVDGKLKSFDTYEKNDIFYLGNAPLPNTTSTTIKTYTANNIKSLPGKILKDANNSWEDPAGVDAHFYGNFVFDFYKNNFSSFSWFAGSGFDTSHGLLSTVHYGTAYDNAFWNGTQMVYGDGGTTFFPLSGALDVVAHEITHGVTEAINNLIYSQESGALNESWSDVMGIFASIDYGDDLPYWLAEDIMKIAKTPGKEAYYALRRMDDPPFRTDSYPENDYDPKNPLNSWGQPEHTSEQYHAASRPWTDYGGVHINSGIPNKAAYLIITNTSIGAEKAKQIYYHAMFYLSPNSQFVDARDAVEQATIDLYGKGLELAGVQTAFTAVGIK; from the coding sequence GTGAAAAATTTGACAAGAGGAGCTGTCCTTTTTTTGGTAACTTTTTGTTATGGTATTGTGATGGGGGGAGAAAGCCCTACCTTAGCAAATGAAGATCAAAAAACTGCCATTTCCGAGATACAAAAAACCTCCTCAGGAGATGTGATTATTAAATGGGACGAAAGGAGGGGTGTTGTTAAATATATTTCGGGGCAGCTTTCTAAACCTTCTGAGAGTCCTATAGAAGAATCATCAATAGATTTCATTAAACACTACAAGGCGTTATTTGGCGTGAAAGATCCTGAAAAAGAGATAGAATTGGACAGTGCCAATACGACACCAAAGGGTTATTTCATCAATTTAAAACAGAAAAAGGACGGATTGGACGTTATAGGTGGAAAGATCACGCTAAGGATAGATAATGGTATAATAACCACCGTAGCTAACTACTTCGAACCCAATGTCCTTGTTAAAACGACACCCGCTCTTTCCAAGGAAGAAGCAGTGGCTATCGCCAGACGTGAGGCAAACCTCACGAAAGTGGCTACTGATGTTGCGCTGGTTATTTTTCATTGGGAAGGAAAATTCAGACTTACTTACAAAACAGATTTCCAGTTTAATCCCAATCCAGAACCTTCAAGGTATCGAGTATATGTTGATGCAAATGACGGCACTGTCGTCCTTGTTGAAAACAGAGTCATGCACGCCGGTTCTGCTGTTGGATCAGGTATTGGTGTGGATGGAAAGTTAAAGAGTTTTGACACCTACGAGAAAAATGACATCTTCTATCTCGGCAACGCCCCTCTCCCCAACACAACCTCTACAACGATAAAAACTTATACGGCTAATAACATCAAATCTCTCCCGGGAAAAATACTGAAGGACGCAAACAATTCCTGGGAAGACCCGGCAGGAGTGGACGCCCATTTTTACGGAAACTTTGTCTTTGATTTTTATAAAAACAACTTCAGTAGCTTCTCCTGGTTTGCTGGAAGTGGCTTTGATACATCTCATGGCCTCTTATCAACCGTACATTATGGCACGGCATATGACAATGCCTTCTGGAATGGAACACAAATGGTATATGGCGATGGCGGCACAACATTTTTTCCCCTTTCAGGGGCGCTGGATGTAGTTGCCCATGAGATTACTCATGGTGTTACGGAGGCCATAAATAACCTCATATACAGTCAAGAATCCGGAGCGCTGAATGAGTCGTGGTCTGATGTCATGGGAATATTTGCATCTATCGACTACGGCGATGACCTCCCTTACTGGCTTGCAGAGGATATTATGAAGATCGCTAAAACCCCGGGAAAAGAAGCCTACTATGCGCTAAGAAGAATGGATGATCCCCCGTTTAGAACCGATAGTTACCCAGAAAACGACTACGATCCGAAAAATCCATTAAACAGCTGGGGTCAGCCGGAGCATACTTCTGAACAGTATCATGCAGCGAGCAGACCCTGGACAGACTATGGAGGTGTACATATAAACTCTGGCATCCCCAATAAGGCCGCTTATCTGATTATTACAAATACAAGCATCGGCGCCGAAAAGGCAAAACAAATCTATTACCATGCCATGTTCTACCTCTCGCCTAATTCTCAATTTGTAGATGCCAGGGATGCGGTAGAACAAGCTACTATAGATCTTTATGGCAAAGGACTGGAACTTGCTGGAGTACAGACGGCTTTTACAGCAGTTGGAATTAAATAA
- a CDS encoding SDR family oxidoreductase, with protein METFDELNIVTGAFGYTGKYIAQKLLDMGKKVKTLTGHPNRPNPFGDRVSIAPFNFDKPEDLIRSLQGATILYNTYWVRFSYGQVTFDKAVENTKILTKAAEEAGIRRIVHISITNASETSPFPYFRGKGILEKAISQSRLSYAIIRPTVLFGHEDILINNIAWLLRRLPIFVILGSGDYKLQPVFVEDVAEIAVKAGQHEENMIIDAVGPEIYPFNEMVKLIASKIHSKAKIVHLWPELALFFSRLVGYVVNDVVLTREEVYGLMSNLLISEKTPTGRMRLSDWLTCNAENIGTTYASELGRHYR; from the coding sequence ATGGAAACATTTGATGAATTAAATATTGTAACAGGTGCATTTGGCTATACGGGCAAATATATAGCCCAAAAACTCCTGGACATGGGAAAGAAAGTCAAAACGCTCACCGGGCATCCCAACCGTCCGAACCCCTTTGGCGACCGGGTGAGTATTGCTCCATTTAATTTCGACAAGCCGGAAGACCTGATCAGGAGTTTGCAAGGAGCAACAATCCTTTACAATACCTACTGGGTACGCTTTTCTTACGGACAAGTTACATTTGATAAGGCAGTTGAGAATACGAAGATCCTTACGAAAGCGGCTGAAGAGGCAGGTATCCGCAGGATTGTGCATATCAGCATCACGAACGCCTCTGAAACATCGCCTTTTCCTTATTTCAGAGGAAAGGGAATTTTGGAAAAGGCCATAAGCCAGTCAAGGCTGTCCTACGCCATCATTAGGCCAACTGTGCTCTTTGGGCATGAGGATATCCTTATCAATAATATTGCCTGGCTCCTCAGGCGGCTTCCGATATTTGTCATCCTGGGCTCCGGTGATTACAAACTACAGCCGGTCTTTGTGGAAGACGTGGCCGAAATAGCGGTAAAGGCTGGCCAGCACGAGGAGAATATGATTATCGATGCGGTTGGTCCTGAGATTTACCCGTTTAATGAAATGGTTAAACTTATCGCCAGCAAAATCCATAGTAAAGCAAAGATTGTTCATCTCTGGCCGGAATTGGCGCTTTTCTTTTCAAGGCTGGTTGGCTATGTCGTCAATGATGTGGTGTTAACTCGAGAGGAAGTTTATGGATTGATGTCAAATCTCCTGATTTCAGAAAAAACTCCAACGGGGCGCATGCGCTTGAGTGATTGGCTGACTTGCAATGCAGAGAATATTGGAACCACATATGCCTCTGAGTTGGGTCGGCACTACCGCTAG
- a CDS encoding DUF481 domain-containing protein produces the protein MLKTEIQSQLPPIKERLKYKTETGPAYTYERFHGGITDDYWGLRFGNYLDWIFLQDTKLYAKQEYVQSVENQEDWRLDSGVGVRHNLTKSIALSFEILNQYDNTPLEGNQKDDITMIGSVGYNF, from the coding sequence ATATTAAAGACGGAAATACAGAGTCAACTACCACCCATCAAAGAAAGGCTGAAATATAAAACAGAAACTGGTCCTGCATATACCTATGAAAGATTCCATGGTGGGATCACTGATGATTATTGGGGTCTAAGGTTTGGCAATTATTTGGATTGGATCTTCCTGCAGGATACAAAATTATATGCTAAACAAGAATATGTACAAAGTGTTGAAAATCAAGAAGATTGGCGTTTAGATTCAGGTGTAGGAGTCAGGCACAACCTGACAAAATCTATAGCATTAAGCTTTGAAATCCTCAACCAATACGATAATACACCGCTGGAGGGTAACCAGAAAGATGATATCACAATGATAGGGAGCGTGGGGTATAATTTTTAA
- a CDS encoding flippase, whose translation MTISDKINHLRYLFQHLLGKKGVTNLKGRLARSASGSFGLRIASTGLSFIIGLLLARLLGTAGYGAYTYAITWVGFLAVPGALGLDKLLVREVAIYETTSEWHFMRGLLRWANQTVLIVSLGLALLAAFIGSIFAGRQDSLVLISLWIAMVSLPLVTLTRLRQAVLKGLNRVIAGQVPEMLIQPILFLCFLGITYLLLGKALTAPRTLGINIAATGIAFIVGTRVLLKTLPPSIKETGPSYKIREWMRSALPLMLITGMQIINAKTDIIMLGAMKGTKEAGIYSVANRGAEFITFILLAVNTALAPTVASLYAAGDMKKLQDVVTKSTRVILLFSLPIGLALILCGHWFLLLFGEAFTQGRMSLAILSAGQLVNASMGSVGPLLVMTGHERNVAIGVGISAALNIILNALLIPGWSIAGAAIATASSMITWNILLATWVYKTIGIHSTALGEFVPWRKG comes from the coding sequence ATGACTATCTCAGACAAAATAAACCACCTCAGATATCTGTTTCAACATCTTTTGGGGAAAAAAGGAGTCACCAACCTGAAAGGCCGTCTTGCGAGAAGTGCTTCTGGCTCATTTGGGCTCAGAATAGCCTCTACAGGCCTATCATTTATCATTGGCTTATTACTCGCCCGATTATTAGGTACCGCAGGTTATGGCGCCTATACCTATGCCATAACCTGGGTGGGATTTCTTGCAGTTCCTGGGGCGTTGGGACTGGATAAACTGCTTGTTCGGGAAGTTGCCATATACGAAACCACATCTGAATGGCATTTCATGAGGGGTCTCCTCCGGTGGGCAAATCAGACGGTATTGATCGTTTCGCTAGGGCTGGCATTATTAGCCGCTTTCATCGGCAGTATCTTTGCCGGTCGCCAGGATTCTTTGGTTTTAATCTCCCTCTGGATAGCCATGGTCTCGCTCCCCCTGGTTACACTTACCAGGCTAAGACAGGCCGTACTGAAGGGGCTCAACAGGGTAATAGCCGGACAAGTACCAGAAATGCTCATCCAGCCAATACTCTTTCTCTGTTTTCTTGGCATTACCTATCTGCTTCTCGGGAAAGCTTTGACTGCGCCACGAACGTTGGGAATAAACATTGCAGCTACAGGAATTGCCTTTATTGTCGGAACGCGGGTATTACTCAAAACGCTTCCACCATCCATCAAAGAAACTGGTCCTTCCTATAAAATTCGGGAATGGATGCGAAGCGCTTTACCCCTGATGCTCATCACCGGTATGCAGATAATAAATGCCAAAACAGACATCATTATGCTTGGAGCAATGAAGGGCACAAAAGAGGCAGGTATCTATTCGGTTGCTAATCGTGGGGCAGAATTTATTACCTTTATCCTGCTTGCTGTCAATACAGCACTGGCACCCACTGTGGCAAGTCTCTATGCAGCAGGAGACATGAAAAAATTACAGGATGTTGTCACAAAGAGCACCCGGGTAATTCTATTATTTTCGCTACCTATCGGTCTTGCCCTTATATTATGCGGCCATTGGTTCCTGCTCCTTTTCGGAGAAGCCTTCACCCAGGGCAGAATGTCCCTTGCAATCTTATCGGCCGGTCAGCTTGTTAACGCATCAATGGGCTCTGTCGGCCCCCTGCTCGTTATGACCGGGCATGAGCGGAATGTTGCTATTGGTGTGGGAATCAGTGCAGCATTGAACATCATTCTGAATGCGCTATTAATACCCGGATGGAGTATTGCGGGAGCGGCAATTGCTACCGCAAGCAGCATGATTACCTGGAATATTTTGCTGGCAACATGGGTATACAAAACGATTGGAATCCATTCCACCGCATTGGGAGAATTTGTTCCCTGGAGAAAAGGATGA
- a CDS encoding sulfotransferase domain-containing protein — protein MTKPEFFIAGAPKCGTTAMQEYLRQHPGIFMPDMKEINHFADDLLKQDDPFLKRERYLSLFEGAGENQLAGEASVYYLFSKNAARNIKSFCPGAKIIIMLRNPVDVLYSRHAQLVYNGAEDILDFEASLAAEEKRRNGELIPRNIRIEKKLLHREVVKFTEQVRRYFDTFGRNHVHVIIYDDFKRDTAMVYRETLRFLHVDTGFRPDFKVINPNKRVRNRTLQRFLKTPPSLVRTIGKSLLPQSFRNVLLNRLRKLNTHYVSRQPMSPELRRRLQEEFASEVKGLSELLGRDLNHWSTDKSIDAQETPEN, from the coding sequence ATGACGAAACCCGAGTTCTTTATCGCAGGTGCGCCAAAGTGCGGCACTACTGCAATGCAGGAATATTTGAGGCAACATCCGGGTATATTCATGCCGGATATGAAGGAGATAAATCATTTTGCCGATGATTTATTGAAACAAGATGACCCTTTTCTCAAGAGAGAACGGTACCTTTCGTTATTTGAAGGAGCAGGTGAAAACCAACTTGCAGGTGAAGCTTCGGTTTACTATTTATTTTCAAAAAATGCAGCACGAAACATCAAGTCCTTCTGTCCCGGTGCAAAAATTATTATCATGTTGAGGAATCCTGTGGACGTTCTCTATTCGCGGCATGCGCAGCTCGTTTATAATGGTGCCGAGGATATTTTGGATTTTGAAGCATCTCTGGCAGCGGAAGAGAAAAGGAGAAACGGCGAACTGATTCCCCGGAATATCCGGATAGAGAAAAAACTCCTCCACCGCGAAGTGGTGAAATTTACAGAACAGGTAAGAAGATATTTTGACACCTTTGGGAGAAATCACGTTCACGTAATCATCTATGATGATTTTAAAAGGGATACCGCAATGGTATACCGTGAGACGCTCAGGTTTCTTCATGTCGATACCGGTTTTCGGCCCGATTTCAAAGTTATTAATCCGAACAAACGTGTCCGCAACAGAACCCTTCAGCGCTTCTTAAAAACCCCTCCTTCGTTGGTGCGTACAATCGGCAAATCGCTTCTACCTCAATCGTTCCGCAACGTGCTGCTGAACAGGCTCAGAAAATTAAACACCCACTATGTTTCCCGGCAGCCTATGTCCCCGGAATTACGGAGGCGTTTGCAGGAAGAATTTGCTTCAGAAGTAAAGGGTTTAAGCGAGCTTTTGGGACGGGATTTAAATCATTGGAGTACAGACAAAAGCATAGATGCGCAGGAGACACCAGAAAACTGA